CTGGGAACGCAATAAAAGGTGGCATACGACTAACGTTTATCGCTGGCTGGCGCACACTTAAATTAATAGGGCAGCAACAACAAATTATGAAGAATGTCTCCAAACAATTAAACAGTAGCGAAACTGATATTCCAACAAAAGTGGCGCAACTGCTTACTTCTCAAAAAGAAAACGAAAAAGCAATACAAACAATGAATGAAAAATTATTATTTGCAGAGGCAAATGAACTACTTCAACACCCTACGGAAATACATGCCGGCATACTTATTTCTAAAGTATTTACAAATCGTTCTATGCAAGAAATCGCAAAGCTTTCCGCTATTATTACAGAACAACAAGAGCATGCAATTACGTATTTCGTCATCGAAAATGATGACAAACTACAATGTATTCTCGCTTGCGGAAAATCAGTATCACTCGATATGAATGCTCTTTTAAAAGACGCTCTTCCTACACTCGAAGGAAAAGGTGGCGGAAATAAGAAGAGTGCTCGCGGTGGCGGGAAAGCAATTATGAGCGGAGATGAATTTTTAAATCAGCTTGTTTCTTCTTTACAGTCAGCAGTTTAAAACATGTTATGAAGGATAGCGAACGGCTATCCTTCCCCTATATTTACAGACCTATATTTTGTTTCAAACCTTGATAACTCCCTGCATTTACAAAACCTTCACTTATAAGATTGATAAAAGTTTCCGAAAAACCATAATGACTTAAATCTTTAATCAGCACCATTTGCACATCATGAATTGGATTATGATCAAACTCGTTAGAAGGTAGCATAATTTCACCTTCAATCCTTTTAAGCAAAAACGTTATATGTAATAAAGACGGGCGAGCATCTGGTTTATCACAAACATAGAGTAGCTTCTGAATGTTAACTTCTAACCCTGTCTCTTCTCTCATTTCTCGAATCATTGCTTCCTCTAACGTTTCGCCATTCTCTGCTCTTCCTCCAGGTAAAGACCAATTTCGATTAGCCACTTTTTGCTTTACTAGCAATACCTTTTCATCTTCAATTAAAATTCCTGTAACACGAACTTGCATTACATTTTCCATATGCAATCTCCTCTTCCCATTATATTTACAAATTAACCCTTCCATAAAAAGAACATATGTTTTATAATTGAAGGGAATTATGGAAGAAAGTAGTTGTTACATTCATGCGTCCACCTTTAACAAAGTCTATATCACTTGAAGATTTCCAAAACTATTATTGGTTAAAAGCAGAACTCCAAACATTTTGTCGTGAGAATGGGTTGCCAGCTAGTGGCTCTAAGATCGAAATAACCGATTGTATCTCACATTATTTAACTACTGGTAAAATATTAAAAAACAGCTCTGTTCAAAAGGTGAGTAAAACTTCTCTATCCTATAAAGACCTTTCTCTTCAAACGATTATTACTAACAATCACCGCTGTAGCGAAGATGTTCGTGCTTTTTTCAAAGAAAAAATCGGAACAAACTTTCGCTTTACAGTAGCTCTTCAAAAATTTTTCAAAGAGAATGTTGGAAAAACATATGAAGACGCGATAGCTTTTTGGCATGAAGAAAACGAACGAAAAAAAGACCCTACATACAAAACAACTATCGGTACACAATTTGAATACAATCGCTTTACTCGTGACTTTTTCGAAGATCCAAATAATAAAGGGAAAGCAAAAGCTGATGCGATTGCTGCTTGGAACGAAATGAAAGCGAAGCCTGGTAGCAATATTTATGTTCCTCAAAAAGTAGAAAACTAGTTACCTCGCTAGTCTTCTACTTTCTCAAATAATAGCGCAATCCCTATCCCGCCTCCAATTCCTAATGTAGCAATTCCATATTTCATAGACTCTCTTTGTGCCTGATAAAACAAACGTGTTACAAGCATAGCACCAGATGCACCGTACGGATGACCGAGCGCAATTGCTCCACCATTTACATTTACTTTTTCGTACGGGATTTGTAACTCTTTTGCGCAAGCAACAACCTTTGAAGCAAATGCTTCATTTATTTCAAAATAATCGATGTCCTCTACTTTCATATTCATTTCGTTTAATAATTTGTTCACCGCAAATATCGGACCAGTCCCTGGAAGCTTGGGATCCACTCCCACTACAGCACTACGAACGAAACGAAGGACAGGTTTATAACCTAACTTTCGGGCTTGTCCCTCTTCCATTACAAGAACAGCACATGCCCCATCATTTACACCACATGAATTACCTGCCGTCACTGTTCCATTTTGTAAAAATGCGGGCTTTGTTCTTTTAATGATTCGTTCATAATTCATTTCTAGCTTTATAGATTCATCTAATAATCCATTAAAAGAAAATATTTCATCATGTATATATCCTTTTTCTAACGCTTGCAGTGTCCGCTTATAACTAAGACAAGCATACTCGTCTTGCATTTCTCTCGTTATATTATAACGTTCTGCAACATATTCAGCCGCTACTCCCATGTCAGGATCACCAATTGTTTCAGGTGAAAATCGTGCTCTTTTTTGAAAAGGTGACGTACTTGTACTCTCTACTCCCCCGGCGATATAACACTTACCTGCCCCGCCTTGAATGAGATAACACGCAGTTCGAATTGCTTCTAAACCAGCACCACATTGCCGATCAATCGTTACACCAGGAATATGATAGCCAAGTCCCGCCTCTAAAGCAGATAGTCTCGCAACATTCCCTCCTGGCCCAACAACATTACCTAATATGACATCATCTATTTCCCTCTCAATCCCTTTACTTAAAAACGTAAGAAGCGGCGTTGTTAATTGCTGAACTTCATACTCTTTTAACATCCCATTCTTCTTACCAATAGGTGTTCTTTTCGCCTCTACAATGACTGCTCTATTCATATATTTTCTCCCGGTTTTCAATCATACTTTTTGCTTCCATACGAGCGATTTTCCCACTATTTGTATAAGGTATTCCATCTACAAAATGCCATTCTTTCGGTATTTTAAAAGAGGATAATCTCTGTAAGCAAAAACTCTTTAATTGTTGTTTCGTAGCACTTCCTTTTACGATCGCGACGGGCTTTTCACCCCAGTAACTATCTTTCACACCAATTACAACTATTTCATCAACAGCTGGGTGTTCATGTAATACACTTTCTATTTCTTCTGGATAAATATTGATTCCTCCAAATAAAATCATATTCTTCTCTCTACCAACAATATATATAAAGCCTTCTTCATCTTCATAGCCTACATCTCGCACTGTCATCCAACCTTCTGCATTCAACTCCCGTGTTAAAACCCCATCTATTATGTATCCCATAAAAAACTGATCACTTTTCACATAAACAGTTCCTATTTCACCTTTTTGTACTTCTTCGCCTGCTTCATTACATATTCGAACTTGCACATTATGACAAGGTTTTCCTACTGAATTTGGCCTTCTTTCGCTTTCTGCATCGACTAGTGCTGTTACAAAACTTAACTCTGATGCACCATAAAATTCATATCTTTTCGCATAAAGAAATATATTCTTTATTTTTTCTTTCGCTTCAGCTTCCCATTTCGCTCCTGACGAAATAATTTTCACTTTATTTTCTATTAATCTACTTTCTTTATATAAAGATTCAAGCATTGTCGGAACTGTATACATAACTGATATATTTTCAGTTTCTAACTTATCTAATACTTGATTTGGAAAGAACTTTCTCATAATGTGCACTGTTTGTCCTACATATAATGCACTTATTGCCCCGTATAAGAAAAGAGAATGAACGAGCGTCCCAGCTATTAAAATTGAATCCTCCCTTTTCATATGAAAGTCATGTACATTACAATCAAAACTATGAACCCACGATTGCTGTGCACGTAAAAATGCTTTTGCTGTTCCTGTTGATCCTGATGTAAATCCCATATAAAAAGGAGCATGTTGTACACTTTCTACAGTGGAATATGTAGGAAGATATTTCTCTATCATTCTTTTCCACTCATCAATTTCAATTACTCTTCCTTCTTCATCCAATAGATCATTCACCTTATATCGTTCTGTCACAATCATATCCGGATTACTAATTTCAATTCTTTCTCTGAGCTCATCTTGTTTCCACTTTATATCTAACGGAACACAAACCCACCCGGCCATAGCGGCACCAGAAAATAGTTGTAAAAACTCTATATGATTTTCTAATAGGATTGCTATCGTTTTATTCTTCGATTTTTTTTCATTTAACCAGCTTGCTACTTTACAAACTGATTCAAACCACTCTTTATATGTTAAAACTCTATCATTTTCCTTTATCGCTATTTTATTTGGTTGTAAAGAGGCATGCTTTTTATATTCTTTTGTAATCCCCATATGAGACGTCCTTTCTTTACAATAATAATAAAAAGAAACACGCAATTAACGTGTTTCTTCCCTTTATCATCCCGCATTTGTATATTTTCCATTCTTTAAAGCGGGCGTAATAATATGTTTCAATGAACGATGTAATTTTGTTACGAGAACTGCCGCAATAATTGCTTTTATACAATCCCCTGGTAAAAACACAGCACTCACTTTCATTGTCTCCCATACAGAAACATCCATTAAGAACGCTTGTACAGTAATACCAAATACATAAACTACGAAAATACCACCAATTATATTAATACATAATACTTTTATAATAGAAACTTCACGTAAACGCTCAATTAAATAACCAATAACAAACGCCCCAATGATGTAACCAAGTAAATATCCTGCACTTGGTCCAACAAATACACCAAGGCCACCGCGTCCACCAGCAAGCAATGGTGCTCCAACTCCTACAATAAGTAAGAAAATAAGCTGACTTAACGCACCTAGACGTGATCCTAACAACCCACCCGCAAGCATAACACCGAGTGATTGCAATGTAATTGGAACTGGTGTAATAGAAAGAGCAATCGGAGGTATTAACCCTAACACTCCCATAATAGAACTAAATAAAGCGACAAAAACTAAGTTTTTTGTATTCATATTTGCTTCTCCTATTTGTAAACTTAAAATTCATTTTAGGTAACATATCACAAAAATCATATTATCTTTCCATTCTTCTTTTGTCAACCATTAATGTATTAGAGTTTACAAATAGAAGTTCACTTATTTCTCTCTATGCAAATGCTCCAGTTCTTTCCGAAGCGCCTGTTTTAAAAACTTCCCAACAGATGTTTTCGGTATTTCTTCCATAAAGACAATATCGTCTGGCAACCACCACTTCGCAAACTGTGGTTTTAAAAACTCATATATTTCTTCTTTTGTAACCGTACTATTTTTCTTTTGAACAACGCAGGCAATTGGTCGCTCTTGCCACTGAGGGTGAGGAACTGCAACGACAGCCGCTTCAAATATAGCATCATGTGCCATTAAAGCATTTTCAAGATCGACCGAAGAAATCCATTCTCCCCCGCTTTTAATAACATCCTTCGTACGGTCAACAATTTTCACGCAACCTTCCTCATCCACTGTGACAACATCACCAGTATATAACCATCCATCGCGAAAACCTTCGACAGTACGATCATCGTTATAATAGCTTTCAGCGATCCAAGGTGCTCGTAAACATAGTTCTCCCATCTCCGTACCGTCCCACTTCACTTCACCATTTGTACCGACTACTTTCATCTCTACACCAGGGACAAGATACCCTTGCTTTGATCTAATTTCTAATTGCTCTTCATACGATAATTCTGTTTCATAACTTTTTAAACGTGCAAGTGTTACGAGTGGGCTTGTTTCGGTCATACCATATGCATGGATGAAAGGAACATTGTGTTCTGTTCAAATGCTTTAATAACACTTTTCGGTGCGGCTGCACCACCACATAGTATTCTCGTCATACTAGATAAATCATAACTATTATTTTCTAACTCTTGTAATACACCGAGCCAAATTGTCGGCACACCGGCAGCTAACGTCACTTTTTCAGATTGGATCATTTCTAATAAAATTTTCGGCGTAAACATCGGTCCTGGAAGAACTTGTTTTGATCCAAACCAAGTAGCAGCGAAAGGAAGTCCCCAAGCATTCACATGGAACATCGGTACAATTGCCATCGCCGCATCACTTTCCGATAAAGCAGCTGTATCCGCTAAACCGAGTGCCATGCAATGCAGTACAGTACTACGATGCGTATATACAACACCTTTCGGATTTCCTGTAGTCGCTGACGTATAACACATACCAGCTGGTGTATTTTCATCAATATCTTTTACAAATTGGAAATTGGGATCGCCTTCTTCTAATAGCTTTTCATAATGATATACAGGCTTCAGCGTAGTGTTTGGGAGTTCATCTTTATCAGTCATAATAATGTAAGCTTGTACAGTTGATAATTGTGATTGAATATTTTCAACAAGCGGTACGAGATCTTCATCTATAAGTAGAATTCGGTCTTCTGCGTGCTGAATAATGTATGAAATATGTTGAGGAGATAAACGAATATTAATTGTGTGTAAAACGGAAGCAATACCAGGAATAGCAAAATACGCCTCCACATGTCGATGATGATTCCACGCTAACGTTCCTACACGTTCGCCTTCCTTAATCCCAAGCTTTTTTAACGCACTAGAAAGTCTTCTCGTCCTTTCTCCTAGCTGCTTATACGTTAATGTCGTAATGGTATCATGTGTACGAGAAACAATTTCTTTCTTTGAGAATAACTTTTCTGCTCTTTCCATCATAGAACTAATTGTTAGCGGTACATTCATCATCATATTGGTTACATCCCCCTTTAAAGCGTTTTCATTTTTTCGTTTATTATAACAGACTTCCGCAAATGATTACGACATTTTTCTGTATTTTCTGAATTATTTCTTTGGAAATAATTCAGAACGATAAACTATCTACCTTTTTTCTTACTTTCTTTTTCAGTTTAAAAATAAAACGATTACTGTATTCCTTATTTTCTACTAAAATTCGATATATCTCCCATACTCCTAACACACGAACAAAAAGATAAACTCCGATTTGTTGTTATCAAAATAAAAAAACTCCTTGATTTATTTAAAGGAGTTTTTCAATGTAAGATATTTCATTGATTCATATATCCTTCTCTAGATATACAATATCTTTTTGTATCGCGATTCTTACCTTTAATAAACATATCCTTCTGAATTGTATATTTGTACTCCATATTCAAACGTTTCATTAATTTTTCAGATGCTTCATTTTCTGAATCACATCCCGCTTCAATACTATTAAGATGCAACTCATGAAAACCATAGTAGAAAAAAGCTAATGCAGCCTCCGTGGCTAATCCTCTTCCCCAATATTTTCGAGATAAGGCGTATGCAATTTCTGCTGTATGTGTGACCAAATCGTATTTTATAAATCCACACGTGCCTATAAGTTTTTTCTCCTCTTTTAATACAATTCCAAGAGGTGCTACTTGCCCTTCATTATATTGCCCCACAATCTCTTCTACATAGTTATATGTGTCACATAACGATCGATGAGCATCCCATACAGTAAAAGTTGTCATCTCTTTATCTGTAGCATACTCATATATATGTAAACTATCACTCATATTCATTTTCCTTAACATAAGTCGTTTCGTATACAACGTTGGATATGACCATTTCTCAATGATCATAACGGCTTCTGCTTAAACTTTTCATAATGTCGTACTTTTAATAGAAGGATATTCCCACAATCTGTACAAATATACGCATCCACCGGTGAAGATGTGAACATCGTTTCCTTTTTCCGTATTTGTGCATATCCGACAAACTCACCTTCTCCTATGTTTTGAGAACCACAATTAGAGCATGTCTGCACGGTTTTTTGTTTCATGAGAGCACCACCTTTAATCTGTTTCCACTCCCTTCGACAGCTCACTTCCATTTCCCTTCCAAAAAAACCCTTATTCTCTCACATTCCAACAGGAATCTCAAAACAAAAATCGTATATGTACTATGAAATATATTTATTAACGGAGGAATTTTATGACTACTGTTATGACACTCGATATAGCAACAGAAATTGAAAATGCAGAAATTGACATGCTCTCTTCTAGATTAGAGAGACTACAAACAATAAGCGGAAACCCAATGCAAGTGCAAATGAAAAAATTCGGTAGCGCCACTGCCTTTTCATCAAAAATAATTGCTGGTCCTGCTTTTAATACAGTAAAAGGTATTACAAATGCAGATGCGATTGATGCAATCATTTCTTATTATGAATCACTACAAATCCCTTGTCGTTTTGAAATTACCCCAGCACAAGGTACAACTGAATTATTTCAATACTTATCTCAAAAAGGGTTTTATCAATCTAGCTTCCATACTGCTTTGTATAGTATACCGAGAGAGGGTTCATCACTTCTTCCTTCTAATATTACAATACGAAAACTAAAAGAAAATGAGTTTGATATTTTTGCAGACATTTATGTACGTGGATTTAATATGCCATCCTTTACAAAAGATAGCGTGCGCCAAAATAATGAAATTCTTTACAATGAACCAGGGTGGCATTTTTTCATAGCTGAAGTTCAAAATATCCCTGCTGGTATTGGTGTCCTGTATATAAATAAGGGTGTCGCATCATTAGCTGCTTCTGCTACTTTGCCAGAATTTCAGCGTAAAGGCTGTCATACTGCATTAATTCAAAAACGAATTAAGACAGCTATTGAATCCAATTGTACTTTAATAGTTGGACAAGCAAGGTTCGGTAGCGGCAGTCAAAATAACATGGAACGTGCTCACATGAAAATCGCTTATACAAAATCAATATGGACCGCAAAAGACGGGGGATAATTTACTTTATTTCTCCTTCCGTTACATTTTTAAACATTTTATGACAATTCCTTTTCTATCCTATTAATCATTTGAATATTCAAACTAGATTTGGTACGATATTACTAGATACATCATTCAACTTGCAATATGAAAAGAGAATTCTAATCAAACTACAAGGAGGAGAAATGTATGACTAAACATGATCATGGTTTAAAAGAAAAAGTAGAAGGTACCATTGATAAGGTAAAAGGTGAAGTCAAAGAAGTTGTTGGGAAAGTAACTGACAATAAGAAATTACAAGCTGAAGGAAAATGGGATAAGGTGAAAGGCACTGCTAAAGATACAGTTGGTAATGTGAAAGAAAAAGTACATGAATATAAGGAACATAAGAAAGAAAAATAAAAAAAGAGCCCATCGGCTCTTTTTTTATTTCCCTTCATTTTTCTCTAACACGTATAAATCTTCTTCCATATTCGTTAATTTCTCACTTACAAGCTTTCTTGCATCTCCAATTGCTTGATTGTATGCAAATGGTCCAACTAATTTAATCATTTCTTCTATTAAACGCTCTGCTTGGAAACGTCCAATTTCATCTAGATCTTCTTCCATGAAAAATTGCTGAATTTGTGCTACAAGCTCTTCTTTTTTATCATTTGGTATTTTTATATTCATCATCGTTGTTACTCCTCTATATTTAAGATAATATCTTCCTTAACTCTACCATAGAAAAACGATTACCAGGACAGCTTTTTGTAACTCCTTCTAACTCCCTATGACCTAGTATATTTTCTTTCTTTATAGCAAATTGCTTCATAAACATTTTGCATAAAGAATATAATGCATTCACTTGTGCAGGAGTGGGATCGTATTTATCG
This DNA window, taken from Bacillus cereus ATCC 14579, encodes the following:
- a CDS encoding NUDIX hydrolase — protein: MENVMQVRVTGILIEDEKVLLVKQKVANRNWSLPGGRAENGETLEEAMIREMREETGLEVNIQKLLYVCDKPDARPSLLHITFLLKRIEGEIMLPSNEFDHNPIHDVQMVLIKDLSHYGFSETFINLISEGFVNAGSYQGLKQNIGL
- a CDS encoding DUF6434 domain-containing protein codes for the protein MRPPLTKSISLEDFQNYYWLKAELQTFCRENGLPASGSKIEITDCISHYLTTGKILKNSSVQKVSKTSLSYKDLSLQTIITNNHRCSEDVRAFFKEKIGTNFRFTVALQKFFKENVGKTYEDAIAFWHEENERKKDPTYKTTIGTQFEYNRFTRDFFEDPNNKGKAKADAIAAWNEMKAKPGSNIYVPQKVEN
- a CDS encoding acetyl-CoA C-acyltransferase is translated as MNRAVIVEAKRTPIGKKNGMLKEYEVQQLTTPLLTFLSKGIEREIDDVILGNVVGPGGNVARLSALEAGLGYHIPGVTIDRQCGAGLEAIRTACYLIQGGAGKCYIAGGVESTSTSPFQKRARFSPETIGDPDMGVAAEYVAERYNITREMQDEYACLSYKRTLQALEKGYIHDEIFSFNGLLDESIKLEMNYERIIKRTKPAFLQNGTVTAGNSCGVNDGACAVLVMEEGQARKLGYKPVLRFVRSAVVGVDPKLPGTGPIFAVNKLLNEMNMKVEDIDYFEINEAFASKVVACAKELQIPYEKVNVNGGAIALGHPYGASGAMLVTRLFYQAQRESMKYGIATLGIGGGIGIALLFEKVED
- a CDS encoding acyl-CoA synthetase gives rise to the protein MGITKEYKKHASLQPNKIAIKENDRVLTYKEWFESVCKVASWLNEKKSKNKTIAILLENHIEFLQLFSGAAMAGWVCVPLDIKWKQDELRERIEISNPDMIVTERYKVNDLLDEEGRVIEIDEWKRMIEKYLPTYSTVESVQHAPFYMGFTSGSTGTAKAFLRAQQSWVHSFDCNVHDFHMKREDSILIAGTLVHSLFLYGAISALYVGQTVHIMRKFFPNQVLDKLETENISVMYTVPTMLESLYKESRLIENKVKIISSGAKWEAEAKEKIKNIFLYAKRYEFYGASELSFVTALVDAESERRPNSVGKPCHNVQVRICNEAGEEVQKGEIGTVYVKSDQFFMGYIIDGVLTRELNAEGWMTVRDVGYEDEEGFIYIVGREKNMILFGGINIYPEEIESVLHEHPAVDEIVVIGVKDSYWGEKPVAIVKGSATKQQLKSFCLQRLSSFKIPKEWHFVDGIPYTNSGKIARMEAKSMIENREKIYE
- a CDS encoding biotin transporter BioY is translated as MNTKNLVFVALFSSIMGVLGLIPPIALSITPVPITLQSLGVMLAGGLLGSRLGALSQLIFLLIVGVGAPLLAGGRGGLGVFVGPSAGYLLGYIIGAFVIGYLIERLREVSIIKVLCINIIGGIFVVYVFGITVQAFLMDVSVWETMKVSAVFLPGDCIKAIIAAVLVTKLHRSLKHIITPALKNGKYTNAG
- a CDS encoding GNAT family N-acetyltransferase produces the protein MIIEKWSYPTLYTKRLMLRKMNMSDSLHIYEYATDKEMTTFTVWDAHRSLCDTYNYVEEIVGQYNEGQVAPLGIVLKEEKKLIGTCGFIKYDLVTHTAEIAYALSRKYWGRGLATEAALAFFYYGFHELHLNSIEAGCDSENEASEKLMKRLNMEYKYTIQKDMFIKGKNRDTKRYCISREGYMNQ
- a CDS encoding GNAT family N-acetyltransferase — encoded protein: MTTVMTLDIATEIENAEIDMLSSRLERLQTISGNPMQVQMKKFGSATAFSSKIIAGPAFNTVKGITNADAIDAIISYYESLQIPCRFEITPAQGTTELFQYLSQKGFYQSSFHTALYSIPREGSSLLPSNITIRKLKENEFDIFADIYVRGFNMPSFTKDSVRQNNEILYNEPGWHFFIAEVQNIPAGIGVLYINKGVASLAASATLPEFQRKGCHTALIQKRIKTAIESNCTLIVGQARFGSGSQNNMERAHMKIAYTKSIWTAKDGG
- a CDS encoding CsbD family protein produces the protein MTKHDHGLKEKVEGTIDKVKGEVKEVVGKVTDNKKLQAEGKWDKVKGTAKDTVGNVKEKVHEYKEHKKEK
- a CDS encoding DUF2164 domain-containing protein; this encodes MMNIKIPNDKKEELVAQIQQFFMEEDLDEIGRFQAERLIEEMIKLVGPFAYNQAIGDARKLVSEKLTNMEEDLYVLEKNEGK